ATTCCGCATAAGCCATCTGCTTGCACACAGATTCCGCCCCCGGCAAATGCGAATTGAAACCAGTCAAGCCGTATTTGTAGTACTTGGAATCAAGGATATACACTCCTGCATTGTCATTGCGAGGCGAAGCCGCGGCAACCTCATCTCCACATTCCATAACCATAATGGTATCTGGGCGGAGCGTGGAACGATGTTTTTCGTCCTTATCATCGTCATCCTGATATTTGACGCCATCATCATTCTTTGAACCTTCAACGACAAACTTAAGGTGAGGATTAAAATCGGACTTGCTCAAACCCTGCGGCAAATTTTCGAAAATCTTGTCGACCATCGCTTCCCATACGGGAGCAAATTTGTTTACTCCGAAATAAAATTCGTTTGCCGTTTTTCCGTCTTCGGTTTTATGCCCCGCAAGATACTCCACAATTCGAGCCAAATCAGCAAGCAAGTTCATATCGCGGTCGTTAAATGTCTTCGCAAGTTTGGAATTGATTGCGTTACAGAACAGATCATAATCAAAATCCAACAGCGGCTCTTCAGACGGTTCTATGCCGAACAGGAATCCAAGTTTTGCAAGTGCATCGTGAACGCAGAACTTATGAACATGCGTAATAAGCGTATCTTCGTTATAATTGACTTTACGGGCAATAAAGTCAAGATAAACAAGATTCTGTTCATCTTCTGTAATGACGGGTTGAACAGCCTTGATTGTTCTACCCCAATTGATTTTTCCGTGAGCCCCTTTCTTGTAAAGAATTTCCTTTTCGTCAAGGTAGCCGAAATCAAGAAAATTCCGGATAACATTCAAGTACGAAACCATCGGAAATTCAGATTCGCCATGTTCCTCTGCGAATGTGGAAATAGAGGAATCCTGATGAATCTGTTCCTGCAACGAAGGGTCAGAAAGCACCGTAAAAAGATTGACGACGCATTCCCGCAATTCTTCTTCGGGGAGCTCGCGCAAGGCCAAGTCATCTTTGAAATATCCCAAAGGAAAGATGATACTTTTTTCTAGCGTTCCATCTTCCTTTGATTTTTCACAACGAATGCCGACGAACTCGGTCTCCGAATTCGCCTTGGATTCGCAGGAACATATTTCGTTTAGCTTTTGCATCAAGGATTACAGCGTTGGCGATGCTACAAATGCGACAAGATTCGACTTGTCCTTGAAAACGTCAAAGCGTTCTTTCCCTTCAGACGGTTTTTCAAAGAAGTTAATCAGCTTTTCCAACGTGTCGATACCATCTGCAAAAATCTGCGGACGCTTGAACTTGAATACGTCATCCCACAAGAACTTTAAAACCTTTTCGGCAAAGACCTTGTCGTCGATAATGCAGCCCACGTTGCTCACAAACCAGACTCCGAGCCGCTTGTCTTCGGTGCTGGAAAGACCCTTGAGGGTGGCCGTAATTTTGGCGTTGATCCATCCCCAGAATTGTCCCCATTTAATACCGGTATCGTCAATCTCCGCTTCGTATTGTGTTTTGACAGCGGGCTTAGTGAGGTCAAATTCGTTGCGAACCAGTTCCATGTCGAAACGGCGCTGGAATGCGTTATCCAACGTGAACACATTCTGGTCGCTGGTGTTCATCGTCGCCAAGATGGAAAGGTTAGGCGGTAGGCGGATCGCCGTATTCGCATTGAAGTGAATTTCCTTTATTTTGATTTCTTCAATAGGTTCACCGTCGTTCCGTTCTTGGTAAGAACCATCATCCAGTTTTGTTGCTTTGCGGATATACGCATTAACATCATCGTTCTGGACAAAATACTGGCTCCAGCCTTCTGTAAACGTGTTTACCGCCGCATTTGCAGGGTCGTTGCCGAGAGAGTCCGTTTCGACAGCCTTGAGCCTATCCAACAACTGGAAGGTGTCACCGAAAATGGCAGCCGCATTACCGCGGTTGATTTCTTCGATAACTAGGTAAAAATGTTCATTAGGATTAAGGTACGCCCGCTTGATAATTTGCGTAAACGGCCCAGGAGTAAATTCGTAGGTGACGTGACCGTTGACTTTCGGTAAAATCTGACCGATGAATTCGGCGTTGGTGTATTCCGGGTGGAACACGACACGAACCTTGTTCTTCTCAGGAACGTCCTTCAGTTGCTCTCTGATTTTATTGCTCTTACCGCACCCCGGAACACCATAGTAGATGATTTGGGAAGGTTTAGAATTAAACGAAGGGCTGCTAGCAGGAGTTGAATCTTTCTTTTCAACCAAAGCGTCTAAAATATTTTGCTCTTGTAGAAAAGTTATCAATCTATTTTTGTTTAATGCATCATTTAAATGAGATGAAAGATTCTTCAATATCTTTGTAAAATCATCTTCAACAATATCTTTTTCTTCCAAATAACAATGAACATT
This region of Fibrobacter succinogenes genomic DNA includes:
- a CDS encoding LlaJI family restriction endonuclease, producing MQKLNEICSCESKANSETEFVGIRCEKSKEDGTLEKSIIFPLGYFKDDLALRELPEEELRECVVNLFTVLSDPSLQEQIHQDSSISTFAEEHGESEFPMVSYLNVIRNFLDFGYLDEKEILYKKGAHGKINWGRTIKAVQPVITEDEQNLVYLDFIARKVNYNEDTLITHVHKFCVHDALAKLGFLFGIEPSEEPLLDFDYDLFCNAINSKLAKTFNDRDMNLLADLARIVEYLAGHKTEDGKTANEFYFGVNKFAPVWEAMVDKIFENLPQGLSKSDFNPHLKFVVEGSKNDDGVKYQDDDDKDEKHRSTLRPDTIMVMECGDEVAAASPRNDNAGVYILDSKYYKYGLTGFNSHLPGAESVCKQMAYAEYVETHWNEILGLDSSNATHSQNDALPKSIYNAFIMPYCADAGKWDEIAAVAVLPRNDVYAMKRVGYIYGDWKDRGQNYHKIHCILLDMKSVMRNYANNPDAQNELAELIKDS
- a CDS encoding AAA family ATPase, giving the protein MVEKKDSTPASSPSFNSKPSQIIYYGVPGCGKSNKIREQLKDVPEKNKVRVVFHPEYTNAEFIGQILPKVNGHVTYEFTPGPFTQIIKRAYLNPNEHFYLVIEEINRGNAAAIFGDTFQLLDRLKAVETDSLGNDPANAAVNTFTEGWSQYFVQNDDVNAYIRKATKLDDGSYQERNDGEPIEEIKIKEIHFNANTAIRLPPNLSILATMNTSDQNVFTLDNAFQRRFDMELVRNEFDLTKPAVKTQYEAEIDDTGIKWGQFWGWINAKITATLKGLSSTEDKRLGVWFVSNVGCIIDDKVFAEKVLKFLWDDVFKFKRPQIFADGIDTLEKLINFFEKPSEGKERFDVFKDKSNLVAFVASPTL